A region from the Sandaracinus amylolyticus genome encodes:
- a CDS encoding serine/threonine-protein kinase, with the protein MSRPASAVANGDQEREHDASGPRLREPILDVEFDVPRSTAEIAAELPVLRRFAGYEILGRIAVGGMAEVFLAREHGQAGSVRQIALKVIRPQLAADRDFEEMFMREGKVALGLRHPNVCHTYRFGMESGHPFLAMELVEGVTLRDLSARARRAGKPMPAPIAVKIVSLVAEALHSAHVARDDKGRALGIVHQDVSPHNVMVAYDGTVKLLDFGVASTSKERATEIAESSHITIRGKAGYLSPEQCLGQSFDARSDVFSLGIVLHELLTGQRLFARAQSLDAMRAITSEPLPPWPTTIPPALQRVLTRALARDVSDRYRTAAAMQEDLERTLAETRTAVTSAKIAEVVARLLGDDFGRAPKLETTRDVVAWIISPEQELIALQLPPPMPLLPPPTPTAPELPAAPPPSSARPLALAATGVIALLLGALAMFAMTRGASAPAATAPAPVIAPIVAAPPPATTAPAPVAIPETPPAAEPVAATPEPVAAAPAPARARPARSFPARPAARAPRAEASSEASSEFFDDPGF; encoded by the coding sequence ATGTCCCGCCCCGCATCAGCCGTTGCGAACGGCGACCAAGAGCGCGAGCACGATGCATCGGGCCCACGCCTCCGCGAGCCCATCCTCGACGTCGAATTCGACGTCCCGCGGAGCACGGCGGAGATCGCCGCGGAGCTCCCGGTCCTCCGCCGCTTCGCGGGCTACGAGATCCTCGGACGCATCGCCGTCGGCGGCATGGCCGAGGTGTTCCTCGCGCGCGAGCACGGTCAGGCCGGCAGCGTCCGACAGATCGCGCTGAAGGTCATCCGACCGCAGCTCGCGGCCGACCGCGACTTCGAGGAGATGTTCATGCGCGAAGGCAAGGTCGCGCTCGGTCTCCGTCATCCGAACGTCTGCCACACGTACCGGTTCGGCATGGAGAGCGGGCACCCGTTCCTCGCGATGGAGCTCGTCGAAGGCGTCACGCTGCGCGACCTGAGCGCGCGCGCGCGCCGCGCGGGCAAGCCGATGCCGGCGCCGATCGCGGTGAAGATCGTCTCGCTCGTCGCCGAGGCGCTCCACTCGGCGCACGTCGCGCGCGACGACAAAGGACGCGCGCTCGGGATCGTCCACCAGGACGTCTCGCCGCACAACGTGATGGTCGCGTACGACGGCACCGTGAAGCTGCTCGACTTCGGCGTCGCGTCGACGTCGAAGGAGCGCGCGACCGAGATCGCCGAGAGCAGCCACATCACGATCCGCGGCAAGGCCGGCTATCTCTCGCCGGAGCAGTGCCTCGGGCAGTCGTTCGACGCGCGCTCCGACGTGTTCTCGCTCGGCATCGTCCTCCACGAGCTGCTCACGGGACAGCGCCTCTTCGCGCGCGCGCAGAGCCTCGACGCGATGCGCGCGATCACGAGCGAGCCGCTGCCGCCCTGGCCGACGACGATCCCCCCGGCGCTCCAGCGCGTGCTGACGCGCGCGCTCGCGCGCGACGTGAGCGATCGCTATCGCACCGCCGCCGCGATGCAGGAGGACCTCGAGCGCACGCTCGCCGAGACACGCACCGCGGTCACGTCGGCGAAGATCGCCGAGGTCGTCGCGCGCTTGCTCGGCGACGACTTCGGGCGCGCGCCGAAGCTCGAGACGACGCGCGACGTCGTCGCGTGGATCATCTCGCCCGAGCAGGAGCTGATCGCGCTGCAGCTCCCGCCGCCGATGCCGCTGCTGCCGCCGCCGACGCCGACCGCGCCCGAGCTGCCGGCAGCGCCGCCGCCATCGAGCGCGCGTCCGCTCGCGCTCGCGGCGACCGGCGTGATCGCGCTCCTCCTCGGTGCGCTCGCGATGTTCGCGATGACGCGCGGCGCGAGCGCGCCCGCCGCGACCGCACCTGCGCCCGTCATCGCGCCGATCGTCGCCGCGCCTCCGCCCGCCACGACGGCGCCCGCGCCGGTCGCGATCCCCGAGACGCCGCCTGCGGCCGAGCCCGTCGCCGCGACCCCCGAGCCCGTCGCCGCAGCGCCGGCTCCCGCGCGTGCGCGTCCTGCGCGCTCGTTCCCCGCGCGTCCCGCCGCGCGCGCGCCGCGCGCCGAGGCCAGCAGCGAAGCGTCGAGCGAGTTCTTCGACGACCCGGGGTTCTGA
- a CDS encoding exodeoxyribonuclease III produces the protein MRVSSWNVNGLRSIAGKGFSDWLATSGSDVVGLQETRCRPDQVPGPIRELPGWHAHFVCAERAGYSGVGLLSKLAIDGVESSLGVKTFDVEGRLQLARVGRLRIANVYFPNGSGQERDNSRVPFKLRFYRRLHKLLEPYKQDGLPILVMGDFNTAPHEIDLARPKDNQKTSGFLPEERRELVRWLETGWVDTFREFEKGPGHYTWWSQRFGVRERNIGWRIDLVLASPGALPYLRDAAIHAQVPGSDHCPISVDLDDSVIG, from the coding sequence ATGCGCGTCTCGTCGTGGAACGTGAACGGCCTGCGCTCGATCGCAGGCAAGGGCTTCTCGGACTGGCTCGCCACCTCGGGCTCCGACGTGGTCGGGCTCCAAGAGACGCGGTGTCGTCCCGATCAGGTCCCCGGGCCCATCCGTGAGCTGCCGGGCTGGCACGCGCACTTCGTGTGCGCCGAGCGTGCGGGCTACAGCGGCGTCGGTCTGCTCTCGAAGCTCGCGATCGACGGAGTCGAGAGCTCGCTCGGCGTGAAGACGTTCGACGTGGAGGGGCGCCTCCAGCTCGCGCGCGTCGGGCGCCTGCGCATCGCGAACGTCTACTTCCCCAATGGCAGCGGGCAGGAGCGCGACAACTCGCGCGTGCCGTTCAAGCTCCGCTTCTACCGCCGCCTCCACAAGCTGCTCGAGCCGTACAAGCAGGACGGGCTGCCGATCCTCGTCATGGGCGACTTCAACACCGCGCCTCACGAGATCGACCTCGCGCGCCCCAAGGACAACCAGAAGACGAGCGGCTTCCTCCCCGAGGAGCGTCGCGAGCTCGTGCGCTGGCTCGAGACCGGGTGGGTCGACACGTTCCGCGAGTTCGAGAAGGGCCCTGGCCACTACACGTGGTGGAGCCAGCGCTTCGGCGTGCGCGAGCGCAACATCGGATGGCGCATCGACCTCGTGCTCGCGTCCCCGGGCGCGCTGCCCTACCTGCGCGACGCCGCGATTCATGCGCAGGTGCCAGGCAGCGATCACTGCCCGATCAGCGTCGACCTCGACGACTCCGTGATCGGCTGA
- a CDS encoding serine/threonine-protein kinase: protein MYLRLDRLSDAVRSRRTRSLILLAASIPLWLFGLASFGMIAMWAVEPTPTPDWGAASFCATFGGAIPCLGAIALLFARHRYDRGTRALQALFTEAGSDGRVDRAALEARGWTRERADAVLLDALAHGLLRETASATPQPIGAQALAPVAGPPPFAWPQPPPSPSPVPASSPPYVSPVAPGAVMSPPPAPSPLYELADPVAMTRDARARAATASPASSALTGRVLKSTYLVEEPLGRGGMGAVFAARHLRTGRRYAVKTLLSTERFSREAILRFEREARAASAIGHSGIVGVHDFDRTDDGMHYLVMDLLSGETLETRLGRSGRLAWSDARRVAIELGDALAAAHRAGILHRDLKPANVFLAHVAGLGERAVLVDFGLAKPMEESAAQRVTSTGAVVGTALYMSPEQARGAPLDARSDVYGLAAVIYEMVTGVPPFLGPNALAVMTMVMAEQPVPPSMLARGLPAAVDHALLRALAKHPDQRPSDVASLVSMLAAIA, encoded by the coding sequence ATGTACCTGCGGCTCGATCGACTCTCCGACGCAGTGCGGAGCCGGCGCACGCGCTCGCTGATCCTGCTCGCCGCGTCGATCCCGCTCTGGCTCTTCGGGCTCGCGTCCTTCGGGATGATCGCGATGTGGGCCGTCGAGCCGACGCCGACGCCCGACTGGGGCGCCGCGAGCTTCTGCGCGACGTTCGGCGGCGCGATCCCGTGCCTCGGCGCGATCGCGCTGCTCTTCGCGCGGCATCGCTACGATCGAGGCACGCGCGCGCTGCAGGCGCTCTTCACCGAGGCGGGCTCCGACGGTCGTGTGGATCGCGCGGCGCTCGAGGCGCGCGGCTGGACGCGCGAGCGCGCGGACGCGGTGCTGCTCGACGCGCTCGCGCACGGGCTCTTGCGCGAGACCGCGAGCGCGACGCCGCAGCCGATCGGCGCGCAGGCGCTCGCGCCGGTCGCGGGACCGCCGCCGTTCGCGTGGCCGCAGCCACCGCCGTCTCCGTCACCGGTGCCCGCGAGCTCGCCGCCGTACGTCTCACCGGTCGCGCCGGGTGCGGTGATGTCTCCTCCGCCCGCGCCGTCGCCGCTGTACGAGCTCGCAGATCCCGTCGCGATGACGCGTGACGCGCGAGCGCGCGCGGCGACCGCATCGCCTGCGTCGAGCGCGCTCACGGGACGCGTGCTGAAGAGCACGTACCTCGTCGAAGAGCCGCTCGGACGAGGCGGCATGGGCGCGGTGTTCGCCGCGCGCCATCTGCGCACGGGCCGTCGCTACGCGGTGAAGACGTTGCTGTCGACCGAGCGCTTCTCGCGCGAGGCGATCCTGCGTTTCGAGCGCGAGGCGCGCGCGGCGAGCGCGATCGGGCACAGCGGGATCGTCGGCGTGCACGACTTCGATCGCACCGACGACGGGATGCACTACCTCGTGATGGATCTGCTGAGCGGCGAGACTCTCGAGACGCGCCTCGGTCGCAGCGGGCGCCTCGCGTGGAGCGACGCGCGCCGCGTCGCGATCGAGCTCGGTGATGCGCTCGCAGCCGCGCATCGCGCGGGGATCCTCCATCGCGACCTGAAGCCCGCCAACGTGTTCCTCGCGCACGTCGCGGGGCTCGGCGAGCGCGCGGTGCTCGTCGACTTCGGGCTCGCGAAGCCGATGGAGGAGAGCGCGGCGCAGCGCGTGACGAGCACCGGCGCGGTGGTCGGCACCGCGCTCTACATGTCGCCGGAGCAGGCGCGTGGCGCGCCGCTCGACGCGCGCAGCGACGTGTACGGTCTCGCCGCGGTGATCTACGAGATGGTCACCGGGGTGCCGCCGTTCCTCGGCCCGAACGCGCTCGCGGTGATGACGATGGTGATGGCCGAGCAGCCGGTGCCGCCGAGCATGCTCGCGCGCGGGCTCCCCGCAGCGGTCGATCACGCGCTGCTGCGCGCGCTCGCGAAGCACCCCGACCAGCGCCCGAGCGACGTCGCCTCGCTCGTCTCGATGCTCGCCGCGATCGCGTAG
- a CDS encoding tetratricopeptide repeat protein: protein MRIIATLALLATLLLAPSAHAQDPDPARGAAARALFQEGVGLARRGDYTAAIDRFRRAQALRPAAPIAYNLAAALAHEGQLVEAAELLERVLRDPTIPPQLRASAERQRDQIAPRVGRLTVRLDGDPSGVRVHIGERELPEAMVGVPVPIDPGAHEIRATRDGADVARERIEIGDAERRELALTIPARVVPREALTVAPARASSSDRAPDAALETAERDPVDRDEGGGGGDDALVITLAVVGGLVVAGAVTATAIVLTSPQTPEPVMGNTMPGVLTW, encoded by the coding sequence ATGCGGATCATCGCCACCCTCGCACTCCTCGCCACGCTCCTCCTCGCGCCCTCGGCGCACGCGCAGGATCCCGATCCTGCGCGCGGCGCTGCGGCGCGCGCGCTCTTCCAGGAAGGCGTCGGCCTCGCGCGGCGCGGCGACTACACCGCGGCGATCGATCGGTTCCGGCGCGCGCAGGCGCTCCGTCCCGCCGCGCCGATCGCCTACAACCTCGCCGCCGCGCTCGCGCACGAAGGCCAGCTCGTCGAGGCGGCCGAGCTCCTCGAGCGCGTGCTTCGCGACCCGACGATCCCGCCGCAGCTGCGCGCGTCCGCGGAGCGCCAGCGCGATCAGATCGCGCCCCGCGTCGGGCGCCTCACGGTGCGCCTCGACGGCGATCCGAGCGGCGTTCGCGTGCACATCGGAGAGCGCGAGCTCCCCGAGGCGATGGTCGGCGTGCCGGTGCCGATCGATCCCGGCGCGCACGAGATCCGCGCCACGCGCGACGGCGCCGACGTCGCGCGCGAGCGCATCGAGATCGGCGACGCCGAGCGCCGCGAGCTCGCGCTGACGATCCCGGCGCGCGTGGTGCCACGCGAGGCGCTCACCGTCGCGCCGGCGCGCGCGTCCTCGAGCGACCGCGCGCCCGACGCCGCGCTCGAGACCGCCGAGCGCGATCCCGTGGACCGCGACGAGGGTGGTGGCGGCGGCGACGACGCGCTCGTGATCACGCTCGCGGTGGTCGGCGGTCTCGTCGTCGCGGGCGCGGTCACCGCGACCGCGATCGTGCTCACGTCGCCGCAGACGCCCGAGCCCGTGATGGGCAACACGATGCCGGGGGTGCTCACGTGGTGA
- a CDS encoding VIT domain-containing protein, with product MLLAWTIGGIALLLDGCPTPASNPRASTTAASAHEHDHFVAIEGHTPREIDHQALIRDALAGVPETDDGSIEHRVPVRRIAIPHPPRGGNARFDWGGGRRGWITALPSEELLTSAAYANGRVFLGGGFASHRFFALDAYDGELAWSVAAPDGGPSAAIVANDRVIFNTESCTLFVADAGTGEIRWSRWLGDPLMSQPAAAGGLVVSAYPADGAYRFGAFRLDDGEPVWSTAIPADVIQAPQIVGDSVYFATMDGSVLELALRTGEVRWSRDVGASSAVWVDRGSVLLARRVDMQEQIVVLSARDGRVARTGDRFAAPYLSGQSRDRALVHAQAGAWGNFQHGDHLGLRNVAAGWAFQGSTPTVADGRAYFAIGDAILARAIDTGEEVWRRTYARAGGAQALSPPAIVGSLLVFGTVDGQLVATDVDTGMTIWAYEIGEPIVFQPIVAQGWVYATTARGNVIGLEVGDAMLDGWHMWGGNERHAGPVETAGTVDPALLASLARPTRGTLRAVAPAVAEPDVDGDEGEVASDATPAAIPPPAPERDLPLRRTSIDARVSGFVAEVEVTQEFVNDGDAPIEAVYLFPLPVDAAVDAMEMRIGERVVRGRIQGRSQARRTYEEARATGRRAALLEQQRPDLFAQRVANLMPGDRIEVRLRFVQPLPFESGRYEFAFPLAAPRRFDPSDASAVAQQPEEPDARAISMSLAIDAGLPIGTIESPTHDVAIERGARPSIASVRLEGERVPNRDFVLRYTLGGDAPRATVLAHRGAEEGWLTLLVQPPDAPADETIAPRDLVFVVDASSSMRGRPSEQARALVHRAIGALRAGDTVDVIGFADRVVRMGEHAAGDADATARADEFLAQLRTVGATRMVPAIEEALDRANAASVRAPGRVPLVVLVTDGYIANEAEVLRAIATHLGASRVYALGVGSSPNRFLLERSAEVGRGRALITTLGEDAARAADRFHAWIDRPVFTDVEIDWGGLDVQDVHPTRVPDLFADRPVVVNARFVRGGRATVRVRGSVNGRRHERAIDVTLPSEPTPDGPHASQESLWARAAIGDRIRRLEVRDDEDLVREVTELGLAHHVVTPFTSFVAVEETPAEPSEGEPEAEVRATVSPARALPGDPEIRIPAPPDARAVTVILPFGETIDARWEPAIDRWTARFLIPRDAAEGTFPIEILVTHADGHAEELRVFYTVDASAPEVAIELDGEARPGATITVRARQVITEADLAQVGRRAIDPQRAQLLADVRRVEVRAPGGAPVALVLTGPGTWEGALRVPDDAEGTMTLELFVADLAANVSTRRVPVEIAR from the coding sequence ATGCTGCTCGCGTGGACGATCGGCGGGATCGCGCTGCTGCTCGATGGGTGCCCGACGCCCGCGAGCAACCCACGCGCGAGCACGACCGCCGCGAGCGCACACGAGCACGATCACTTCGTCGCGATCGAGGGCCACACGCCGCGCGAGATCGATCACCAGGCGCTGATCCGCGACGCGCTCGCGGGCGTGCCCGAGACCGACGACGGATCGATCGAGCATCGCGTCCCGGTGCGGCGCATCGCGATCCCGCATCCGCCGCGTGGCGGCAACGCGCGCTTCGACTGGGGCGGTGGACGACGCGGCTGGATCACCGCGCTGCCGAGCGAAGAGCTGCTCACGTCGGCGGCGTACGCGAACGGGCGCGTGTTCCTCGGCGGCGGCTTTGCCAGCCATCGTTTCTTCGCGCTCGACGCGTACGACGGCGAGCTCGCGTGGTCCGTCGCCGCGCCCGACGGCGGACCGAGCGCTGCGATCGTCGCGAACGATCGCGTGATCTTCAACACCGAGAGCTGCACGCTCTTCGTCGCCGACGCGGGCACGGGCGAGATCCGCTGGAGCCGCTGGCTCGGCGATCCCCTGATGAGCCAGCCTGCGGCCGCCGGCGGGCTCGTCGTGTCGGCGTATCCCGCGGACGGCGCCTACCGCTTCGGCGCGTTCCGCCTCGACGACGGCGAGCCGGTGTGGTCGACGGCGATCCCCGCCGACGTCATCCAGGCGCCGCAGATCGTCGGCGACTCGGTCTACTTCGCGACGATGGACGGCAGCGTGCTCGAGCTCGCGCTGCGGACCGGCGAGGTGCGCTGGTCGCGCGACGTCGGCGCGTCGAGCGCGGTGTGGGTCGATCGCGGATCGGTGCTGCTCGCGCGCCGTGTCGACATGCAGGAGCAGATCGTCGTGCTCTCCGCGCGCGACGGACGCGTCGCGCGCACGGGCGATCGGTTCGCCGCTCCGTACCTCTCGGGCCAGAGCCGCGATCGCGCGCTGGTGCACGCACAAGCGGGCGCGTGGGGCAACTTCCAGCACGGCGATCACCTCGGGCTGCGCAACGTCGCGGCGGGCTGGGCGTTCCAGGGATCGACGCCGACGGTCGCCGACGGTCGTGCGTACTTCGCGATCGGTGATGCGATCCTCGCGCGCGCGATCGACACCGGCGAAGAGGTGTGGCGCCGCACGTATGCGCGCGCCGGAGGCGCGCAGGCGCTGAGCCCGCCGGCGATCGTCGGATCGCTGCTGGTGTTCGGCACCGTCGACGGTCAGCTCGTCGCGACCGACGTCGACACGGGCATGACGATCTGGGCGTACGAGATCGGCGAGCCGATCGTGTTCCAGCCGATCGTCGCGCAGGGCTGGGTCTACGCGACCACCGCGCGAGGCAACGTGATCGGCCTCGAGGTCGGCGACGCGATGCTCGATGGCTGGCACATGTGGGGCGGCAACGAGCGCCACGCGGGCCCGGTCGAGACCGCGGGCACCGTCGATCCCGCGCTGCTCGCGAGCCTCGCGCGCCCGACGCGCGGGACGCTGCGCGCCGTCGCGCCCGCGGTCGCCGAGCCCGACGTCGATGGTGACGAAGGCGAGGTCGCGAGCGACGCGACGCCCGCCGCGATCCCGCCGCCCGCGCCCGAGCGCGATCTGCCGCTGCGCCGCACGTCGATCGACGCGCGCGTCTCGGGGTTCGTCGCCGAGGTCGAGGTCACTCAGGAGTTCGTCAACGACGGCGACGCGCCGATCGAGGCGGTCTATCTCTTCCCGCTGCCCGTCGACGCCGCGGTGGACGCGATGGAGATGCGCATCGGCGAGCGCGTGGTCCGCGGGCGCATCCAGGGGCGCTCGCAGGCACGCCGCACCTACGAGGAAGCGCGCGCGACCGGACGGCGCGCGGCATTGTTGGAGCAGCAACGACCCGACCTGTTCGCGCAGCGCGTCGCGAACCTCATGCCCGGTGATCGCATCGAGGTGCGCCTGCGCTTCGTGCAGCCGCTGCCCTTCGAGTCGGGTCGCTACGAATTCGCGTTCCCGCTCGCGGCGCCGCGCCGCTTCGATCCGAGCGATGCGAGCGCCGTCGCGCAGCAGCCCGAGGAGCCCGACGCGCGCGCCATCTCGATGTCGCTCGCGATCGACGCCGGCCTCCCGATCGGCACGATCGAGTCGCCGACCCACGACGTCGCGATCGAGCGCGGCGCGCGCCCGTCGATCGCGAGCGTGCGGCTCGAGGGCGAGCGGGTCCCGAACCGCGACTTCGTGCTGCGCTACACGCTGGGCGGCGACGCGCCGCGCGCGACGGTGCTCGCACATCGCGGCGCGGAGGAAGGCTGGCTCACGCTGCTCGTGCAGCCGCCCGACGCGCCTGCCGACGAGACGATCGCGCCGCGTGATCTCGTGTTCGTCGTCGACGCGTCGAGCTCGATGCGCGGCCGTCCGAGCGAGCAGGCGCGCGCGCTGGTGCATCGTGCGATCGGCGCGCTCCGCGCGGGCGACACCGTCGACGTGATCGGCTTCGCGGATCGTGTGGTGCGGATGGGCGAGCACGCCGCGGGTGATGCCGACGCGACGGCGCGCGCGGACGAGTTCCTCGCGCAGCTGCGCACCGTCGGCGCGACGCGCATGGTCCCGGCGATCGAGGAGGCGCTCGATCGTGCGAACGCCGCGAGCGTGCGTGCGCCCGGCCGCGTGCCGCTCGTGGTGCTCGTCACCGACGGCTACATCGCGAACGAAGCGGAGGTGCTCCGCGCGATCGCGACGCACCTCGGCGCGAGCCGCGTGTACGCGCTCGGCGTGGGGAGCTCGCCGAACCGGTTCCTGCTCGAGCGCAGCGCGGAGGTCGGGCGCGGTCGCGCGCTGATCACGACGCTCGGCGAGGACGCGGCGCGCGCAGCCGATCGCTTCCACGCGTGGATCGATCGTCCGGTGTTCACCGACGTCGAGATCGACTGGGGCGGGCTCGACGTGCAGGACGTCCATCCGACGCGCGTCCCCGATCTCTTCGCGGACCGCCCGGTGGTCGTGAACGCGCGCTTCGTGCGCGGCGGGCGCGCGACGGTGCGCGTGCGCGGATCGGTGAACGGCCGTCGCCACGAGCGCGCGATCGACGTGACGCTTCCGAGCGAGCCCACGCCCGATGGTCCGCATGCATCGCAGGAGTCGCTCTGGGCGCGCGCGGCGATCGGGGATCGCATTCGTCGTCTCGAGGTGCGCGACGACGAGGATCTCGTGCGCGAGGTGACCGAGCTCGGCCTCGCGCACCACGTCGTGACGCCGTTCACCTCGTTCGTCGCGGTCGAGGAGACGCCGGCCGAGCCGAGCGAAGGCGAGCCCGAGGCCGAGGTGCGCGCGACCGTGAGCCCGGCGCGCGCGCTGCCGGGCGACCCCGAGATCCGCATCCCCGCGCCGCCCGACGCGCGCGCGGTCACGGTGATCCTGCCGTTCGGCGAGACGATCGACGCGCGCTGGGAGCCCGCGATCGATCGCTGGACCGCTCGCTTCCTCATCCCGCGCGACGCCGCCGAGGGCACGTTCCCGATCGAGATCCTCGTCACGCACGCGGACGGGCACGCGGAGGAGCTGCGCGTCTTCTACACCGTCGACGCGAGCGCGCCCGAGGTGGCGATCGAGCTCGACGGCGAGGCGCGCCCCGGCGCGACGATCACGGTGCGCGCGCGGCAGGTGATCACCGAGGCGGATCTCGCGCAGGTGGGACGGCGCGCGATCGATCCGCAGCGCGCGCAGCTCCTCGCCGACGTGCGGCGCGTCGAGGTGCGCGCGCCCGGCGGTGCTCCGGTCGCGCTCGTGCTCACCGGACCCGGCACGTGGGAGGGCGCGCTGCGCGTGCCCGACGACGCCGAGGGCACGATGACGCTCGAGCTGTTCGTCGCGGACCTCGCCGCGAACGTGTCGACGCGGCGCGTGCCGGTGGAGATCGCGCGATGA
- a CDS encoding ligand-binding sensor domain-containing protein, which produces MRLVVVVAVLALACVARAQPRLEVVETIGATGDVHDVAVMPDGRVLAATSGGLVVIEGGRVARTITSADGLPGTRLRALDVIDGAIWAASIEGVAELDGALSVTRTIAIARARRVVRAHGALWIATYGDGLFRVRDGAPEPVTLGSDPAYARQTDALARPDGLWIATAGRGVVRLDANGVIRGRIRQAQGLSHDLVWDLEPDGDDVLVATLAGVSRVTADGAITARADETRAAQRLAVRDVRTIRRAGARTIVASWGGGVAELDGSRARPVRGASTRARAVVAQGDLTWIADDAGLTRVERGVAQRVLGGGLPSADLTALARFEGAIWIGTFDRGLARMDASGRIEPVRVAIDRWRVDPRINDLAVTRGAEGARLWIATDRGLFVHDGRRFVPIDDPEGPGDGHVTALHVDRHGALWAATSRVLARRDGDRWQRWSGDDAMPIAQLHAVTTDARGTVWVGSLHGLLRFDPSTGRFARESVATGALPVDWVTAVAPWRGGLLAGTYHGGLVTHTSGRFVIEREGATLPCGWINPHAIETRGERAWVGTLEGGLLVGAPGAWSRIGRDEGMPGDDVTDVLAIDEHEAWIATRAGLARVRVE; this is translated from the coding sequence ATGAGGCTCGTCGTCGTCGTCGCCGTGCTCGCGCTCGCATGCGTCGCGCGCGCGCAGCCGCGGCTCGAGGTGGTCGAGACGATCGGCGCGACGGGCGACGTCCACGACGTCGCGGTGATGCCCGACGGACGCGTGCTCGCCGCGACGTCGGGGGGGCTCGTCGTGATCGAAGGCGGGCGCGTGGCGCGCACGATCACGAGCGCGGACGGCCTGCCGGGCACGCGCCTCCGCGCGCTCGACGTGATCGACGGTGCGATCTGGGCGGCGTCGATCGAGGGCGTCGCCGAGCTCGACGGCGCGCTGAGCGTGACGCGCACGATCGCGATCGCGCGCGCGCGCCGCGTCGTCCGCGCGCACGGCGCGCTCTGGATCGCGACCTACGGGGACGGGCTCTTCCGTGTGCGCGACGGCGCGCCCGAGCCGGTGACGCTCGGCAGCGATCCGGCCTACGCACGACAGACCGACGCGCTCGCGCGACCCGATGGGCTGTGGATCGCGACCGCGGGGCGCGGAGTGGTGCGGCTCGACGCGAACGGCGTGATCCGCGGGCGTATCCGCCAGGCGCAGGGCCTATCCCACGATCTCGTGTGGGACCTCGAGCCCGACGGAGACGACGTGCTCGTGGCGACGCTCGCCGGCGTGTCGCGTGTGACGGCGGACGGAGCGATCACGGCGCGCGCCGACGAGACGCGCGCGGCGCAGCGGCTCGCGGTGCGTGACGTTCGGACGATTCGTCGCGCTGGTGCTCGCACGATCGTCGCGAGCTGGGGCGGTGGCGTCGCGGAGCTCGACGGCTCGCGCGCGCGTCCGGTCCGAGGCGCGTCGACGCGCGCACGCGCGGTCGTCGCGCAGGGCGACCTCACGTGGATCGCCGACGACGCGGGCCTGACGCGCGTCGAGCGCGGTGTCGCGCAGCGCGTGCTCGGTGGCGGGCTGCCCAGCGCGGATCTCACCGCGCTGGCGCGCTTCGAGGGCGCGATCTGGATCGGCACGTTCGATCGCGGCCTCGCGCGGATGGACGCGAGCGGACGCATCGAGCCGGTGCGCGTCGCGATCGATCGCTGGCGCGTCGATCCGCGCATCAACGATCTCGCGGTGACGCGGGGCGCGGAGGGCGCGCGCCTGTGGATCGCGACCGACCGTGGGCTGTTCGTGCACGACGGTCGCCGCTTCGTGCCGATCGACGATCCCGAGGGCCCGGGCGATGGGCACGTGACCGCGCTGCACGTCGATCGACACGGCGCGCTCTGGGCTGCGACCTCGCGCGTGCTCGCGCGCCGCGACGGTGATCGCTGGCAGCGGTGGAGCGGTGACGACGCGATGCCGATCGCACAGCTGCACGCGGTGACCACCGACGCGCGCGGGACGGTGTGGGTCGGGAGCCTCCACGGGCTCTTGCGCTTCGACCCGAGCACGGGTCGCTTCGCGCGCGAGTCGGTGGCGACCGGTGCGCTGCCGGTCGACTGGGTGACCGCGGTCGCGCCGTGGCGCGGCGGGCTGCTCGCGGGCACCTATCACGGCGGGCTCGTGACCCACACGAGCGGGCGCTTCGTGATCGAGCGCGAGGGCGCGACGCTGCCCTGTGGATGGATCAACCCCCACGCGATCGAGACGCGCGGCGAGCGCGCGTGGGTGGGCACGCTCGAGGGCGGTCTGCTCGTCGGCGCGCCCGGCGCGTGGTCGCGTATCGGGCGCGACGAGGGCATGCCGGGCGACGACGTGACCGACGTGCTCGCGATCGACGAGCACGAGGCGTGGATCGCGACGCGTGCGGGGCTCGCGCGCGTGCGCGTCGAGTGA